The Candidatus Pantoea soli genome window below encodes:
- the putP gene encoding sodium/proline symporter PutP produces the protein MSVSTPMLVTFVIYILGMVLIGFIAYRSTKNFDDYILGGRSLGSLVTALSAGASDMSGWLLMGLPGAIFLSGISESWIAIGLTAGAWLNWKIVAGRLRVQTEHHDNALTLPDFFSSRFEDRSKLLRVISAVVILIFFTIYCASGVVAGARLFESTFGMDYQTALWAGAAATILYTLVGGFLAVSWTDTVQASLMIFALILTPVIVIIAVGGLDDSLAVIEAKSMENLNMLKGLNFVAVISLLGWGLGYFGQPHILARFMAADSHRSIRTARRIGMTWMILCLAGAVAVGFFGIAYFQNHPEQAAGVSQNGERVFIELARILFNPWIAGILLSAILAAVMSTLSCQLLVCSSALTEDLYKGFLRKNASQKELVWVGRLMVLLIALIAIALAANPENRVLGLVSYAWAGFGAAFGPVVLFGVCWKRMTRNGALAGMVIGAATVLLWKQYGYAELYEIIPGFIFASIAIVVFSLLGRAPSVAAQQRFAAAEAEYHAK, from the coding sequence ATGAGTGTAAGCACACCGATGCTGGTGACCTTTGTCATTTACATCCTTGGGATGGTGTTAATTGGGTTTATCGCATACCGATCAACCAAAAATTTTGACGATTATATCCTGGGCGGTCGCAGCCTCGGCAGCCTGGTCACCGCCTTATCGGCGGGCGCATCGGACATGAGCGGCTGGCTGCTGATGGGCCTGCCGGGCGCGATTTTCCTTTCCGGCATTTCTGAAAGCTGGATTGCCATCGGTCTGACCGCAGGGGCCTGGCTGAACTGGAAGATCGTTGCGGGCCGGCTGCGCGTGCAGACCGAGCATCATGACAATGCCCTGACGCTGCCGGACTTCTTCTCCAGCCGCTTTGAAGATCGCAGCAAGCTGCTGCGTGTGATTTCGGCGGTCGTGATCCTGATTTTCTTCACCATTTACTGTGCGTCGGGCGTGGTAGCCGGGGCGCGGTTGTTTGAAAGCACCTTTGGCATGGATTACCAGACCGCGCTGTGGGCCGGGGCGGCCGCCACGATTCTCTATACGCTGGTGGGCGGTTTCCTGGCGGTGAGCTGGACCGATACCGTGCAGGCCAGCCTGATGATTTTTGCCCTGATCCTGACGCCGGTGATTGTCATTATCGCGGTCGGCGGCCTCGATGACTCCCTGGCGGTAATTGAAGCCAAGAGCATGGAGAACCTCAACATGCTGAAAGGGCTTAACTTTGTGGCGGTCATTTCCCTGCTGGGCTGGGGCCTTGGCTACTTTGGCCAGCCGCATATTCTGGCGCGTTTCATGGCAGCGGATTCTCACCGTTCCATTCGCACTGCGCGTCGTATCGGTATGACGTGGATGATCCTGTGTCTGGCCGGGGCCGTGGCGGTAGGCTTCTTTGGCATCGCATATTTCCAGAACCATCCGGAGCAGGCCGCGGGCGTCAGCCAGAACGGCGAGCGGGTGTTCATTGAGCTGGCACGTATTCTGTTTAATCCGTGGATTGCCGGTATTCTGCTGTCGGCGATTCTGGCGGCGGTGATGTCGACCCTGAGCTGCCAGCTGCTGGTATGTTCCAGCGCGCTGACGGAAGATCTGTATAAAGGGTTCCTGCGCAAAAACGCCAGCCAGAAAGAGCTGGTGTGGGTCGGTCGACTGATGGTGCTGCTGATTGCGCTGATTGCGATTGCGCTGGCGGCGAACCCGGAAAACCGCGTGCTGGGCCTGGTGAGCTATGCCTGGGCGGGCTTTGGGGCCGCCTTTGGCCCGGTGGTGCTGTTTGGCGTGTGCTGGAAGCGCATGACGCGCAACGGTGCGCTGGCCGGTATGGTCATTGGCGCCGCCACCGTGCTGCTGTGGAAGCAGTACGGCTACGCCGAACTGTATGAAATTATTCCGGGCTTTATCTTCGCCAGCATAGCGATCGTGGTGTTCAGCCTGCTGGGCCGGGCGCCCTCCGTGGCAGCACAGCAGCGCTTCGCTGCAGCTGAGGCGGAGTATCACGCCAAATAA
- the phoH gene encoding phosphate starvation-inducible protein PhoH: MGRQKAVIKARREARRVLRNDSRSHRQREEESVTSLVQMSGLDAIGMARDVRDRSPIEARNDAQAHYLNAIETKQLIFATGEAGCGKTWISAAKAAEALINKDIERIIVTRPVLQADEDLGFLPGDIAEKFAPYFRPVYDVLVKRLGASFMQYCLRPEIAKVEIAPFAYMRGRTFENAVVILDEAQNVTAAQMKMFLTRLGENVTVIVNGDITQCDLPSSVKSGLADALSRFEEDEMVGVVRFGKDDCVRSALCQRTLHAYS, from the coding sequence ATGGGAAGACAGAAAGCAGTGATCAAAGCGCGTCGTGAAGCTCGTCGGGTGCTTCGTAATGACTCTCGCAGTCATCGTCAGCGTGAAGAAGAATCGGTCACTTCGCTGGTGCAGATGAGTGGGCTGGATGCGATTGGCATGGCGCGCGATGTGCGCGATCGTTCACCAATTGAAGCCCGGAATGATGCTCAGGCGCACTATCTCAACGCCATAGAAACGAAACAGCTGATATTCGCAACCGGTGAAGCCGGCTGCGGTAAAACCTGGATCAGCGCTGCGAAAGCAGCTGAGGCCCTGATCAATAAGGATATCGAAAGGATCATTGTGACGCGCCCGGTGCTACAGGCGGATGAAGATCTCGGCTTCCTTCCAGGGGATATTGCCGAAAAATTCGCCCCGTACTTCCGACCGGTTTATGACGTTCTGGTTAAACGTCTCGGCGCTTCCTTTATGCAGTACTGCCTGCGACCCGAAATCGCTAAGGTAGAGATCGCGCCCTTCGCCTATATGCGCGGACGCACGTTTGAAAATGCGGTGGTGATCCTTGATGAGGCACAAAACGTTACCGCTGCGCAGATGAAGATGTTCCTGACCCGCCTGGGGGAAAATGTCACCGTTATCGTCAACGGGGATATCACCCAGTGCGACCTGCCATCCAGCGTCAAATCCGGACTGGCCGATGCGCTGTCGCGCTTCGAAGAGGATGAGATGGTAGGGGTAGTGCGTTTCGGCAAAGACGACTGCGTACGGTCGGCCCTGTGCCAGCGTACGCTGCATGCTTACAGCTAA
- a CDS encoding SOS response-associated peptidase family protein, whose amino-acid sequence MCGRFAQYSSRDDYFASLGLAPDDIQFDPQPIGRFNVAPGTRVLLLNAREGEMHFDPVFWGYGPAWWHKPPLINARGETAATGRMFKPLWQHGRAVVPADGWYEWKKTGNKKQPYFIYHQHRQPLFFAAIGKAPFDQAHDKEGFVIVTASSDKGMVDIHDRRPLVLRADAVHEWLSEETSAERAQEIARDAAVPEQDFSWHPVSAAVGNIHHQGAELIRAVETE is encoded by the coding sequence GTGTGTGGACGCTTTGCGCAGTACAGCAGCAGAGATGACTATTTCGCCTCACTCGGGCTGGCGCCGGATGACATTCAGTTCGATCCGCAGCCGATAGGGCGATTTAACGTTGCGCCCGGCACGCGGGTGTTGCTGCTTAACGCGCGCGAGGGAGAGATGCATTTCGATCCGGTTTTCTGGGGTTACGGCCCGGCGTGGTGGCACAAGCCGCCGCTGATCAACGCCCGGGGAGAAACGGCGGCCACCGGGCGCATGTTTAAGCCGCTATGGCAGCACGGGCGCGCTGTTGTGCCGGCGGACGGCTGGTATGAATGGAAAAAAACGGGCAATAAAAAGCAGCCCTATTTTATTTATCATCAGCACAGACAGCCGCTGTTTTTCGCGGCCATCGGCAAAGCGCCTTTTGACCAGGCTCACGATAAAGAAGGTTTTGTTATTGTCACCGCATCCAGCGATAAAGGCATGGTGGATATTCACGACCGCCGCCCGCTGGTGCTGCGCGCCGATGCGGTGCATGAGTGGCTCAGCGAAGAGACCAGTGCGGAAAGGGCACAGGAGATTGCCCGCGACGCCGCAGTGCCTGAGCAGGATTTCAGCTGGCATCCGGTGAGTGCGGCGGTAGGGAATATTCATCATCAGGGCGCGGAGCTGATCCGCGCAGTGGAAACCGAATAG
- the efeB gene encoding iron uptake transporter deferrochelatase/peroxidase subunit, with the protein MSKHHDVAQPSRRRLLQGLGMIGGAAALGGGCPFHGAAAADFSPGTVPPDARQQVQPFYGEHQAGILTPQQAAMMLVAFDVLATDKAELERLFRLLTQRFAFLTHGGPAPAARDARLPPLDSGILGATIVPDNLTITLSVGSSLFDERFGLSAHKPAQLQSMTRFPNDSLDAAQCHGDLLLQICANTQDTVIHALRDIIKHTPDLLAVRWRREGFIPDHAARSRGKETPINLLGFRDGTANPDTHDAALMNQMLWVTADQPEPAWARGGSYQAVRIIRFHVEMWDRTPLGEQQTIFGREKLSGAPLGMQHEHDVPDYRNDPEGRVIALDAHIRLANPRTPDTASSLMLRRGYSYSAGITAAGQLDMGLLFICYQHDLTKGFITVQKRLNGEALEEYIRPTGGGYFFVLPGVPDENHYLGQSLLQA; encoded by the coding sequence ATGAGTAAACACCATGACGTGGCTCAGCCGTCGCGTCGCCGTCTGCTGCAGGGTTTGGGCATGATTGGCGGCGCTGCGGCGCTGGGTGGCGGCTGCCCGTTCCACGGCGCTGCCGCAGCAGATTTTTCACCGGGTACGGTACCACCGGATGCGCGCCAGCAGGTGCAACCTTTTTATGGTGAGCATCAGGCGGGCATTCTGACGCCACAGCAGGCGGCGATGATGCTGGTGGCGTTCGACGTACTGGCAACGGACAAAGCGGAACTGGAACGGCTGTTTCGTCTGCTGACGCAGCGCTTTGCCTTTCTTACCCATGGCGGACCGGCACCTGCGGCGCGTGATGCCAGACTGCCGCCGCTGGATTCCGGTATTCTTGGCGCCACCATTGTGCCGGATAACCTGACGATAACCCTCTCGGTCGGCAGTTCGCTGTTTGATGAACGCTTTGGCCTGAGCGCGCATAAACCCGCGCAGCTGCAGAGCATGACGCGCTTTCCTAATGATTCGCTGGATGCTGCGCAGTGCCATGGCGATCTGCTGCTGCAAATCTGCGCTAACACCCAGGATACGGTGATTCATGCGCTGCGCGATATCATCAAGCATACGCCAGATCTGCTGGCGGTGCGCTGGCGACGCGAGGGTTTTATCCCCGATCACGCCGCGCGCAGCCGGGGCAAAGAGACGCCGATAAATCTGCTGGGCTTCCGGGATGGTACCGCGAATCCGGATACGCACGATGCCGCGCTGATGAATCAGATGCTGTGGGTCACTGCCGATCAGCCGGAGCCGGCGTGGGCGCGCGGTGGCAGCTACCAGGCGGTACGCATTATCCGCTTTCACGTAGAAATGTGGGATCGCACGCCGCTGGGCGAGCAGCAAACCATCTTCGGCCGGGAAAAGTTATCCGGTGCGCCGCTTGGCATGCAGCATGAGCATGATGTACCGGATTACCGTAACGATCCTGAGGGCAGGGTGATCGCGCTGGATGCCCATATCCGGCTGGCTAACCCCCGCACGCCCGACACCGCCAGCAGCCTGATGCTGCGCCGTGGTTACAGTTATTCAGCCGGTATTACCGCGGCCGGGCAGCTGGATATGGGGCTGCTGTTTATCTGTTACCAGCATGATTTAACCAAAGGGTTTATTACCGTGCAAAAACGGCTGAACGGTGAAGCGCTGGAAGAATATATTCGCCCGACCGGCGGCGGATACTTTTTTGTTCTGCCCGGCGTACCGGATGAAAACCATTATCTGGGCCAGTCGCTGCTGCAGGCCTGA
- the efeO gene encoding iron uptake system protein EfeO, which translates to MTIHFRRKALLISLLALSGTVAAAEIPQVTVTVTDKQCEPMTLNVPAGKTQFIIRNQSQKALEWEILKGVMVVEERENIAPGFSQKLTATLEAGDYEMTCGLLTNPKGKLVVGGAQQTAAAGKPDVLQLVGPIADYKVYVMSEVSALVTATQAFTAAINAGELEKAKALYAPARVHYERIEPIAELFSDLDGSIDAREDDFEKKADDPKFTGFHRLEKILFADGTTKGAENITAKLNQDVLALQTRISQLAFPPAKVAGGAAGLIEEVAASKISGEEDRYSRTDLSDFQANIDGAQKIVDLLRPLLEKANPALLAKVDANFKKVDGILARYRTPDGFESYEKLTTTDRNALKGPITTLAEDLSLLRGTLGLD; encoded by the coding sequence ATGACGATTCATTTTCGCCGTAAGGCGCTGCTGATCTCTCTGCTGGCGCTCTCCGGGACGGTTGCGGCTGCAGAGATCCCGCAGGTCACCGTCACCGTGACTGACAAACAGTGCGAGCCGATGACGCTTAACGTGCCGGCAGGCAAAACGCAGTTCATTATCAGGAACCAAAGCCAGAAAGCGCTGGAGTGGGAAATCCTGAAAGGAGTCATGGTGGTGGAAGAGCGTGAAAATATCGCGCCCGGCTTCAGCCAGAAGCTCACCGCCACGCTGGAAGCCGGCGATTATGAAATGACCTGCGGCCTGCTCACCAATCCAAAAGGCAAGCTGGTGGTGGGCGGTGCGCAGCAAACGGCTGCCGCTGGCAAACCGGATGTGCTGCAGCTGGTCGGGCCGATTGCCGACTACAAAGTCTATGTGATGAGCGAAGTCAGCGCGCTGGTGACGGCCACCCAGGCATTTACCGCAGCGATCAACGCCGGTGAGCTGGAAAAAGCCAAAGCGCTGTATGCGCCGGCGCGCGTGCACTATGAGCGCATTGAGCCGATCGCCGAACTCTTCTCTGATCTGGATGGCAGCATTGACGCGCGCGAAGATGATTTTGAGAAAAAAGCCGACGATCCCAAATTCACCGGCTTCCACCGTCTGGAGAAAATCCTGTTTGCCGATGGCACCACAAAAGGCGCAGAGAACATCACCGCGAAGCTGAATCAGGATGTGCTGGCGCTGCAAACCCGTATCAGCCAGCTGGCCTTCCCGCCGGCGAAAGTGGCAGGCGGCGCGGCGGGCCTGATTGAAGAGGTCGCCGCCAGTAAAATTTCCGGCGAAGAGGATCGCTACAGCCGGACCGATCTCTCAGATTTCCAGGCCAACATTGATGGCGCACAGAAAATTGTGGATCTGCTGCGGCCCTTGCTGGAAAAAGCCAATCCGGCGCTGCTGGCGAAAGTGGATGCGAACTTTAAGAAAGTGGATGGCATCCTCGCCCGCTACCGCACGCCGGACGGGTTTGAATCCTATGAAAAACTGACCACCACCGATCGTAATGCGCTGAAAGGGCCCATTACCACGCTGGCGGAAGATCTCTCACTGTTGCGCGGCACGCTGGGTCTGGATTAA
- the efeU gene encoding iron uptake transporter permease EfeU → MFVPFLIMLREGLEAALIVSLIASYLKRTQRTRWFPAMWAGVFIAAALCLALGLFINATTGEFPQKQQELFEGIVAVIAVVILTSMVFWMRNVARNMKATLEKSVDQALQKSGGSGFPLVLMVFLAVAREGLESVFFLLAAFTQDVGYAPPAGAVLGLLSAVVIGMLLYYGGIRLNLAHFFRWTSLFMLLVAAGLAAGAIRAFHEAGLWNHFQSTAFDFSNLLSTHSVIGTLLEGILGYQEAPSVSEVAMWLMYLVPALLLFFFPARPATGAARATR, encoded by the coding sequence ATGTTTGTTCCGTTTCTCATCATGTTGCGTGAAGGGCTGGAAGCTGCGCTTATTGTCAGCCTGATAGCCAGCTACCTGAAACGTACTCAGCGTACCCGCTGGTTCCCGGCCATGTGGGCCGGCGTGTTTATCGCGGCTGCGCTCTGTCTGGCGCTGGGACTGTTTATCAACGCCACCACCGGCGAGTTTCCGCAGAAACAGCAGGAGCTGTTTGAGGGCATTGTTGCGGTGATCGCGGTGGTGATCCTGACCTCCATGGTGTTCTGGATGCGTAACGTAGCGCGCAATATGAAAGCCACGCTGGAAAAATCGGTTGACCAGGCGCTGCAGAAATCAGGCGGCAGCGGCTTCCCGCTGGTACTGATGGTCTTTCTCGCCGTGGCGCGCGAAGGGCTGGAGTCCGTGTTCTTCCTGCTGGCAGCGTTCACCCAGGATGTTGGCTATGCGCCGCCCGCCGGCGCCGTGCTGGGGCTGCTGAGCGCTGTGGTCATCGGCATGCTGCTCTACTATGGCGGTATCCGTCTTAACCTTGCGCACTTTTTCCGCTGGACCAGCCTGTTTATGCTGCTGGTGGCCGCCGGACTGGCTGCCGGAGCGATCCGCGCCTTCCACGAAGCGGGTTTATGGAATCACTTCCAGAGCACGGCTTTTGACTTCAGCAATCTGCTTTCCACGCACTCCGTTATCGGCACGCTGCTGGAAGGTATTCTCGGTTACCAGGAAGCGCCTAGCGTCAGCGAAGTGGCGATGTGGCTGATGTATCTGGTTCCGGCGCTGCTGCTGTTCTTTTTCCCGGCCCGACCGGCGACCGGCGCCGCGCGCGCCACACGGTAA
- a CDS encoding XdhC family protein, which yields MQNLDVQVVRTAQHWAEAQTVWLCTVLSTYGSSPRPPGAMMVIDGAGRYCGSLSGGCVEESFVARIREQAFSAASQRVRYGDGGFAPDRALPCGGVLDILVEKLPAGAATLRYLQQLEDALTGARAITKRLTLPYPCQSLETAPYTRRTLTHISHDDIVLTLSAAPRLVIGGLSSVAVFCANFALALGFETLVCEHRDEVLENMAAELAPGVKLVRQFPARYLEREGCHPGTAILSLTHDPRIDDLTMMEAVNLPAFYLGAMGSHLNSEKRKARLAQIGELTPAQLQRIHAPVGLDIGSKTPAEIALAVMADIVRHKNGLAMPHDAQTDSAA from the coding sequence ATGCAGAATCTTGATGTGCAGGTGGTCAGAACCGCGCAACACTGGGCAGAAGCGCAGACCGTCTGGCTGTGTACGGTGCTCAGCACCTATGGATCGTCGCCACGTCCGCCTGGTGCCATGATGGTGATTGATGGCGCAGGCCGTTACTGCGGATCGCTATCCGGCGGCTGCGTGGAGGAGAGTTTCGTGGCGCGCATCCGTGAACAGGCGTTCAGTGCGGCCAGCCAGCGGGTGCGTTACGGTGACGGCGGCTTCGCCCCCGATCGCGCACTGCCGTGCGGTGGCGTGCTGGATATTCTGGTAGAGAAGCTGCCTGCCGGTGCGGCCACGCTGCGCTATTTACAGCAGCTGGAGGATGCGCTGACCGGCGCACGCGCCATCACTAAACGTCTGACGCTGCCATATCCCTGTCAGTCGCTGGAGACAGCACCCTATACCCGCCGCACCCTGACCCACATCAGTCATGACGATATCGTGCTGACGCTGAGCGCCGCGCCGCGTCTGGTGATCGGCGGGCTCTCCAGCGTTGCCGTTTTCTGCGCCAATTTTGCGCTGGCGCTCGGCTTTGAAACCCTGGTGTGTGAGCATCGCGACGAGGTGCTGGAAAATATGGCCGCCGAGCTGGCTCCCGGTGTGAAGCTGGTGCGCCAGTTTCCGGCACGCTATCTGGAGCGTGAAGGCTGCCATCCCGGCACGGCGATCCTGTCGCTGACGCACGATCCGCGTATCGACGATCTGACAATGATGGAAGCCGTCAATCTGCCGGCGTTTTATCTTGGCGCGATGGGCTCCCATCTCAACAGCGAAAAGCGCAAGGCGCGGCTGGCGCAAATTGGTGAACTCACGCCGGCGCAGCTGCAGCGGATTCATGCGCCAGTGGGGCTGGATATTGGCAGTAAAACGCCCGCTGAGATTGCGCTGGCGGTCATGGCGGACATTGTACGCCACAAAAATGGCCTGGCGATGCCTCATGACGCGCAGACGGATAGCGCAGCGTGA